From a region of the uncultured Desulfatiglans sp. genome:
- a CDS encoding hypothetical protein (Evidence 5 : Unknown function), whose amino-acid sequence MNEIMSPWLESLRCPDCGAHLYADHKALLFCRNCGRMFDSKDGIWNLLPTRVSHKQEKDREKSGWLYKTKAAEQGGWSHPAEHYLALPDHPHPYYQAALRYLQIVIACGRPWYGRRTLELGAAECWGTRHLVEAGAVGVALDYDPHRMVYGQILLDRLPVQFLRIQADAEKLPFADQSFDRAFCCSVLHHFPDLECAVREISRVLRPGGIFFAIHEAYHPPYYRRQKIIKMSEDTAHNLSVGINEQSYTAAHYRRLFHRAGLKAEFIQPAWDVREENGCLRIEPGINVYSRHSPPSGLSAREWRRGPVGFLSRLILKTRIWKIFSSPSIFPLLRFQLLNWTVREKILVGRKPI is encoded by the coding sequence ATGAATGAAATCATGAGCCCATGGCTCGAATCCCTTCGATGCCCCGACTGTGGCGCCCATCTTTACGCAGACCATAAGGCATTACTTTTCTGCCGAAATTGCGGCAGGATGTTCGATTCCAAGGACGGCATCTGGAATCTGCTCCCCACACGCGTTTCTCACAAGCAGGAAAAGGATAGGGAGAAGAGCGGCTGGCTTTACAAAACCAAGGCGGCGGAGCAGGGGGGCTGGAGCCATCCGGCTGAACATTATCTGGCATTACCCGATCACCCACACCCCTATTATCAGGCAGCACTGCGGTATCTGCAGATCGTCATCGCGTGCGGCAGGCCCTGGTATGGACGGCGCACTCTCGAACTTGGGGCAGCCGAATGCTGGGGCACCCGCCATCTCGTGGAAGCCGGGGCGGTGGGAGTAGCCCTGGATTATGACCCTCATCGTATGGTATACGGTCAGATATTGCTGGACAGGCTTCCCGTTCAATTCCTTCGGATTCAAGCTGATGCTGAAAAACTGCCTTTTGCCGATCAATCATTCGATCGAGCATTCTGCTGCTCTGTCCTGCACCATTTTCCCGATCTGGAATGCGCCGTGCGCGAAATATCCCGCGTTCTTCGCCCCGGAGGAATCTTTTTCGCCATCCACGAAGCCTATCATCCGCCCTACTATAGACGTCAGAAAATCATAAAAATGAGCGAAGACACGGCGCATAATCTGTCTGTCGGGATCAACGAGCAGTCCTACACTGCAGCTCATTACCGGCGCCTTTTTCATCGAGCCGGGCTGAAAGCCGAGTTTATTCAACCCGCGTGGGATGTCCGGGAAGAAAACGGCTGTCTTCGTATTGAGCCAGGCATAAACGTCTACTCAAGGCATTCTCCTCCGTCGGGGCTCTCCGCCCGTGAATGGCGCAGGGGTCCGGTTGGGTTTCTCTCCAGGCTCATCCTCAAGACCAGGATTTGGAAAATCTTTTCATCTCCTTCGATTTTTCCCCTCCTGCGTTTTCAGCTCTTGAATTGGACGGTCAGAGAAAAAATCCTTGTCGGAAGGAAACCGATCTAG
- a CDS encoding hypothetical protein (Evidence 5 : Unknown function), giving the protein MPIYKPDLGLLKKAVSSVQRQCYPNWELCLVDDGSNDEHLIRMFHKLEGDARIKVLLSKMNEGISAAINKAATLANGSYFGVLDQDDELHSSALLEYAQVITRNPEVDIIYCDEDKIDERGRFCSPWYKSDWNPDMALSFNYVMHFVLYRSSLFRALEGTRTRFDGSQDYDLLLRAVERTGYIHHIPKILYHWRISAGSIAGGPEAKPHVFVKGLAALNDALHRREIQGSAEHAPDAWKGVYRVRRKIKRPHTTSILVLLTGNPARPLPLFRSIAALIPSAEREIICMDPSTPEADKTSMVHNILFTYVVSSEKAPNNVSAYYNAMARKARGDFLLFLDDTMEFLSSETHFALLEQGQRPEVGAVGGKVFYPNGFLEQTGIILGPFGLFAYANRATPDDVGYVGIKRMITNYSAVMGLGMMTRRSLFFELGGFDEQYDSYCWDVDYCLRLRERRFLITSTPYATFRHHIAARPAHFAISSQDTSLFKKRWQHVIDNDPYFNKNLSRLHEDFWPG; this is encoded by the coding sequence ATGCCCATCTATAAGCCCGATCTTGGGCTTCTCAAAAAGGCCGTTTCGTCCGTTCAAAGACAATGCTACCCCAATTGGGAACTCTGCCTTGTCGATGATGGATCCAATGATGAACACCTCATCCGTATGTTCCATAAACTGGAAGGGGATGCGCGCATCAAAGTTCTTCTCTCCAAAATGAACGAGGGGATCTCCGCCGCAATCAACAAAGCCGCTACATTGGCCAACGGTTCATACTTTGGAGTCCTGGACCAGGATGATGAACTGCATTCGAGCGCTTTATTGGAATATGCGCAGGTCATAACGCGCAATCCTGAAGTAGATATCATTTATTGTGATGAAGATAAAATCGATGAAAGGGGCCGATTCTGCTCGCCTTGGTACAAATCCGACTGGAATCCCGATATGGCGCTCTCTTTCAACTATGTCATGCATTTCGTGCTCTATCGATCCAGTCTTTTTCGGGCCCTCGAAGGCACCCGGACTCGTTTTGATGGATCGCAAGACTATGATCTTCTTCTGCGGGCTGTCGAAAGAACCGGTTATATTCACCACATTCCAAAAATCCTCTACCACTGGAGAATCAGCGCAGGGTCCATCGCCGGCGGGCCGGAGGCAAAACCCCATGTATTCGTGAAAGGGTTGGCTGCGCTCAATGACGCCTTGCACCGTAGAGAGATCCAAGGCTCCGCCGAACACGCTCCCGATGCATGGAAAGGCGTTTACCGTGTTCGAAGAAAAATCAAGCGCCCCCATACAACAAGCATCCTCGTTCTTCTAACCGGCAATCCTGCTCGACCCTTACCACTTTTCAGGAGCATCGCTGCCCTCATTCCGAGTGCTGAGAGAGAAATCATCTGTATGGATCCGTCCACCCCCGAAGCCGACAAAACAAGCATGGTTCATAATATTCTTTTCACCTATGTTGTATCTTCCGAAAAAGCCCCGAATAATGTTTCGGCTTATTATAATGCGATGGCCCGAAAGGCTCGGGGAGATTTCCTCCTTTTCCTCGACGACACCATGGAATTTCTCTCTTCCGAAACACACTTCGCACTGCTCGAGCAAGGTCAGCGTCCCGAGGTCGGTGCCGTTGGCGGCAAAGTCTTTTACCCAAATGGTTTCCTCGAGCAAACGGGCATCATCCTGGGTCCTTTTGGCCTTTTCGCTTACGCCAATCGAGCCACTCCGGATGATGTGGGGTACGTCGGCATCAAACGTATGATCACAAACTACAGTGCCGTAATGGGGCTCGGCATGATGACCCGGCGATCCCTTTTTTTCGAACTTGGCGGCTTCGACGAACAGTATGACAGCTATTGCTGGGATGTTGATTACTGCCTTCGGCTCCGCGAGCGGCGCTTCCTTATTACTTCTACCCCATACGCAACTTTCAGGCACCATATCGCTGCCAGGCCTGCACATTTTGCGATATCCAGCCAAGACACTTCACTTTTTAAAAAAAGATGGCAGCACGTGATTGACAACGACCCTTATTTCAACAAAAATCTTTCGCGATTACATGAGGATTTCTGGCCTGGATAA
- a CDS encoding hypothetical protein (Evidence 5 : Unknown function) produces the protein MEHTDEVFIIGSIIDKAEFPIGVALSLNGRNGLFEKPKIGLIDGHQYAQERRIWYVPEQT, from the coding sequence ATGGAACATACGGATGAGGTGTTCATCATTGGATCCATCATCGACAAGGCAGAGTTCCCAATTGGGGTAGCATTGTCTTTGAACGGACGAAACGGCCTTTTTGAGAAGCCCAAGATCGGGCTTATAGATGGGCATCAATACGCTCAGGAGAGGAGGATTTGGTATGTCCCAGAGCAGACGTAA
- a CDS encoding Glycosyltransferase, group 2 family protein — MTSFAITIPNLNQSRFLTTALESLRHQTAPFEVALMDGGSTDGFPHVAEHYTDIINYSRSGKDGGQSAAIKEGFDRVSGDIVAWLNADDYYFPDTLKKVADCFDKNPDVDVIYGNAVFVTPEGFFLSYYPSVKHCRDISEIYKACIICQPACFVRRRAYDEVGMINTSLVYTMDWDLWCRLAKKGGKFLYLPEVLAAVRYYEGTKTLSCSMRRYWEIYRIELLYNHFIPFVTIEFMDYDVIVLNKRTKTTKAFRQFYNKVYAPFKSTYCKLFQRQDVSYEGLLYGFHRWDQIVEGTCKIYLPWYEKEFWRNLKLKAEPLDCNYDISIDGRKLHSPTLEDNTLIQPIPPSNGHAHEVRISRTGEKPWRFGSLTSDLA, encoded by the coding sequence ATGACTTCTTTCGCTATCACCATTCCCAACCTTAACCAAAGCCGTTTTCTCACGACCGCGCTCGAAAGCCTGCGGCATCAAACGGCACCTTTCGAGGTCGCCTTGATGGATGGAGGGTCCACTGACGGTTTTCCACATGTCGCCGAACATTACACCGATATCATCAATTATTCGCGATCAGGGAAAGACGGGGGGCAATCCGCCGCCATTAAAGAGGGATTTGATAGAGTATCCGGAGATATAGTAGCCTGGCTCAACGCAGATGACTACTATTTTCCTGACACCTTGAAAAAGGTAGCTGATTGCTTCGACAAGAACCCAGATGTAGACGTCATCTATGGCAACGCGGTCTTTGTAACTCCTGAAGGATTTTTTCTGTCATATTATCCTTCTGTAAAACATTGCCGCGATATTTCCGAAATATACAAGGCGTGCATTATCTGCCAACCGGCATGTTTCGTCAGACGTAGGGCCTACGATGAAGTTGGAATGATAAACACATCCTTGGTATACACCATGGATTGGGATCTTTGGTGCAGGCTTGCTAAAAAGGGAGGTAAATTTCTCTATCTACCAGAAGTATTGGCCGCTGTGCGCTATTATGAGGGCACTAAAACATTAAGCTGCAGTATGAGGCGTTATTGGGAAATATACCGCATCGAGCTTCTTTATAACCATTTTATCCCGTTTGTTACCATTGAATTTATGGATTACGATGTAATCGTTTTAAACAAACGAACAAAAACGACAAAAGCATTCAGGCAGTTTTATAATAAGGTCTACGCACCTTTCAAATCTACATATTGCAAGCTTTTCCAGCGTCAAGATGTCTCCTATGAAGGCCTACTGTATGGATTTCACCGGTGGGATCAAATTGTTGAAGGAACGTGCAAAATTTATCTCCCTTGGTATGAAAAAGAGTTTTGGCGCAATCTCAAATTAAAAGCAGAACCATTGGATTGCAATTATGATATCAGCATTGACGGCAGGAAGCTTCACTCTCCTACCTTGGAGGATAACACCCTTATCCAACCCATACCCCCATCGAATGGGCACGCTCACGAAGTAAGAATTTCAAGAACGGGGGAAAAGCCATGGCGGTTTGGCTCTCTGACTAGCGATCTCGCCTAA
- the xth gene encoding Exodeoxyribonuclease III — protein sequence MMKIATFNTNSVRVRLPSLIQWMENQQPDMLCLQEIKVQDKDFPAAAFEEIGYRSVFKGQKTYNGVAILSKLPGEDIRTALYGTDDEEARFVGGRYRDFHLVNVYVPQGFSTDSDKFAYKLQWLEDLLAYIRERFTPADPLLVVGDFNVALDDRDVHDPKHLAGQVGFHPEEQKRLRALLDWGLTDLLRRFHEGGGLYTFWDYRVPNGFKRNIGWRIDYILGTPPMAERAINVWIDREARSAEKPSDHTFLVAEFEG from the coding sequence ATGATGAAGATCGCGACCTTCAACACCAATTCCGTCAGGGTCCGGCTGCCCTCACTCATCCAATGGATGGAAAACCAGCAACCGGACATGCTTTGCCTGCAGGAAATCAAGGTCCAGGACAAGGATTTTCCAGCCGCGGCCTTCGAGGAAATTGGATACCGTTCGGTTTTTAAAGGGCAGAAGACTTACAACGGCGTGGCAATCTTGAGCAAACTCCCCGGCGAGGATATCCGCACGGCCCTTTATGGCACCGATGACGAAGAGGCCCGTTTCGTCGGCGGCCGCTACCGTGATTTTCACCTCGTCAATGTCTATGTCCCCCAAGGTTTCTCGACGGACAGCGACAAGTTCGCCTACAAACTCCAATGGCTCGAGGATCTCCTGGCCTACATCCGGGAGCGCTTCACTCCCGCAGACCCCCTCCTGGTCGTGGGGGACTTCAACGTCGCGCTCGACGACCGGGATGTCCACGATCCAAAGCACCTTGCCGGGCAGGTCGGCTTTCACCCGGAGGAGCAGAAACGCCTGCGCGCCCTGCTCGACTGGGGGCTCACCGACCTCCTGCGCCGGTTTCACGAGGGCGGCGGCCTGTATACCTTCTGGGATTACCGGGTGCCCAACGGGTTCAAACGCAATATCGGCTGGCGCATCGATTATATCCTGGGCACGCCCCCCATGGCGGAGCGTGCCATAAACGTCTGGATCGACCGCGAGGCGCGGAGCGCCGAAAAGCCATCGGACCACACCTTCCTTGTTGCTGAGTTCGAAGGGTGA
- the metG gene encoding Methionine--tRNA ligase: protein MSTFYITTPIYYVNAEPHLGHAYSTIVADVLNRFHLLRGEKTFFLTGTDEHGDKIVKAAEAAGESPADYVDRISAMFRLLWPKLNISHSHFIRTTDPAHKAVVQGILTRVKDRGDIYFSEYEGLYCYGCERFYTERELVDGKCPDHQTPPEVIREANYFFRMSRYQDWLIDHIERNPDFIRPERYRNEVLSFLKEPLEDLCISRPKSRLEWGIPLPFDDRFVTYVWFDALINYISALDYPDGEDFKTFWPAAQHIIAKDILKPHGIYWPCMLKSAGIEPYRHLNVHGYWIIDKGKMSKSLGNVVKPLDMVDRYGLDAFRYFLMREMVFGLDSDFSEEGFIARVNADLANDLGNLVSRSTTMVNKFFDGRYPDTQGPTLPIDDTLKGHALAVVGRYTAFMLEPSFHKALMAVWEVINQVNKYIDETAPWVLAKSDRGRLGTVIAHILETLRIVSGLLWPFMPESAEKIQAQLGLPRSGRDLTLSELEGWDKKDLFSAIHTGPALFPRIEARKETPAGAPKPDKKDGPLPEKAVISYEDFEKVDLRVGTILTAEVIPKSKKLLKLTVDAGGERTVVAGIKEHYSPEDLLGKQVLIVANLAPATLMGVESQGMILAASDESGLHILLPERPKKPGTRVK, encoded by the coding sequence GTGTCGACCTTTTATATCACCACACCGATCTACTACGTCAACGCAGAGCCGCATCTCGGCCACGCCTACTCGACGATCGTGGCGGACGTGCTCAATCGCTTTCATCTCCTGCGCGGGGAAAAAACCTTCTTCCTGACCGGAACGGACGAGCACGGAGACAAGATCGTGAAGGCCGCAGAGGCCGCGGGCGAATCCCCGGCTGATTACGTCGACCGTATCAGCGCGATGTTCCGCCTACTCTGGCCCAAACTGAACATCTCTCATTCGCATTTCATTCGGACCACCGACCCCGCGCACAAAGCCGTTGTGCAGGGCATCCTGACGCGCGTGAAAGATCGGGGAGACATCTATTTCAGCGAATACGAAGGCCTGTACTGCTACGGCTGCGAGCGGTTCTACACCGAGCGGGAACTGGTAGACGGAAAGTGCCCCGATCATCAGACCCCGCCAGAGGTCATCCGGGAGGCCAATTATTTTTTCAGGATGAGCCGGTACCAGGACTGGCTCATCGATCATATCGAGCGGAACCCTGACTTCATCCGTCCCGAACGATACCGAAACGAGGTGCTCTCGTTCCTGAAGGAGCCGCTGGAGGATCTCTGCATCTCCCGCCCCAAATCCAGGCTCGAGTGGGGCATCCCCCTGCCCTTCGACGACCGTTTTGTCACCTATGTCTGGTTCGACGCCTTGATCAACTACATCTCCGCCCTCGACTACCCCGACGGGGAGGACTTCAAGACCTTCTGGCCCGCAGCTCAGCACATCATCGCAAAAGACATCCTGAAGCCGCACGGCATCTATTGGCCCTGCATGCTGAAATCGGCCGGAATCGAACCCTACCGGCATCTGAACGTCCACGGCTACTGGATCATCGACAAGGGCAAGATGTCCAAAAGCTTGGGGAACGTAGTGAAACCCCTCGACATGGTGGACCGCTACGGCCTTGACGCCTTTCGTTATTTTCTGATGCGCGAGATGGTTTTCGGGCTGGATTCCGACTTCAGCGAAGAAGGCTTCATTGCGCGCGTCAATGCGGATCTCGCCAATGACCTCGGCAACCTGGTCAGCCGCAGCACAACGATGGTCAACAAATTCTTCGACGGGCGGTACCCGGACACGCAGGGGCCGACACTGCCGATCGATGACACCCTGAAGGGCCATGCCCTTGCGGTCGTAGGCCGCTATACCGCCTTCATGCTCGAGCCTTCCTTTCACAAGGCCCTGATGGCGGTCTGGGAGGTCATCAACCAGGTGAACAAATACATCGACGAAACCGCGCCCTGGGTGCTCGCCAAGTCCGACCGCGGGCGCCTCGGCACCGTCATCGCCCACATCCTGGAAACCCTCCGGATCGTTTCGGGCCTGCTCTGGCCGTTCATGCCCGAATCCGCCGAGAAGATCCAGGCGCAGCTCGGCCTTCCCCGCTCCGGCCGCGATCTGACGCTCTCCGAACTCGAGGGGTGGGACAAAAAGGACCTCTTTTCGGCCATCCACACAGGCCCCGCCCTTTTCCCCCGAATCGAGGCGCGCAAAGAAACACCGGCGGGCGCGCCCAAACCGGATAAAAAGGACGGGCCCCTCCCCGAGAAAGCGGTCATTTCCTATGAGGACTTCGAAAAGGTGGACCTCAGGGTTGGAACTATCCTCACCGCCGAGGTGATCCCGAAGTCGAAGAAACTGCTCAAGCTGACGGTGGATGCCGGAGGGGAGCGCACCGTCGTCGCCGGGATCAAGGAGCATTACAGCCCCGAGGACCTGCTTGGAAAACAGGTCCTTATCGTCGCCAACCTTGCGCCGGCCACCTTGATGGGAGTCGAATCGCAGGGGATGATCCTGGCCGCATCCGATGAAAGCGGCCTCCATATCCTCCTGCCCGAACGCCCCAAGAAACCCGGCACACGCGTCAAATGA
- the yaaT gene encoding Stage 0 sporulation protein YaaT: MNKIVGIQFKPDGKIYDFESGHFVLSKGDKVLVVTEEGPAVGCVCTEPRNRPPQLPPRPLQKVFRLATDEEISRFEENARLEREVYEACLERVKARELPMCLVGVERRFDGSKFIVFFTADGRVDFRALVKDLVKKFRTRIEMRQIGVRHQAKMVGGLGTCGRPLCCASFLSNFEPVTIKMAKEQNLSLNPTKISGMCGRLMCCLSYEHSFYEKMKKNLPKIGKKVSTDQGEGRVVRQNVLMETLTVVLESGEEMEVGIGDLTKDGLFRKKKKPPKE, translated from the coding sequence ATGAACAAAATCGTCGGCATCCAATTCAAACCCGACGGGAAGATCTACGACTTCGAATCGGGGCACTTTGTTTTGAGCAAGGGCGACAAGGTGCTGGTAGTGACCGAAGAGGGTCCAGCTGTCGGATGCGTTTGCACGGAGCCGCGAAACCGCCCGCCGCAGCTTCCTCCAAGGCCGCTGCAGAAGGTCTTTCGGCTCGCCACGGACGAGGAGATCAGCCGTTTCGAGGAGAACGCGCGTCTCGAGCGGGAGGTTTACGAAGCCTGTCTCGAGCGGGTAAAAGCCAGGGAACTCCCCATGTGCCTCGTCGGCGTGGAGCGCAGGTTCGATGGCAGCAAATTCATCGTTTTTTTCACGGCGGACGGACGAGTGGATTTTCGTGCCCTGGTCAAGGACCTCGTCAAGAAATTCCGCACCCGAATCGAGATGCGCCAGATCGGTGTGCGTCATCAGGCCAAGATGGTCGGCGGCCTCGGCACCTGCGGCCGCCCGCTGTGCTGCGCGAGCTTCCTCAGCAACTTCGAGCCCGTGACCATCAAGATGGCCAAGGAACAGAATCTCTCGCTCAATCCGACCAAGATCTCGGGCATGTGCGGAAGACTCATGTGCTGTCTGTCCTACGAACACTCCTTCTATGAAAAGATGAAGAAGAACCTGCCGAAGATCGGCAAAAAGGTCTCTACGGACCAGGGCGAAGGGCGGGTAGTCCGGCAGAACGTGCTGATGGAGACCCTGACTGTCGTCCTCGAATCGGGTGAAGAAATGGAAGTGGGCATCGGCGATTTGACGAAAGACGGCCTCTTCAGAAAAAAGAAGAAACCCCCAAAGGAGTAA
- the holB gene encoding DNA polymerase III, delta' subunit, which produces MLHQAMERDQMPHAYLFTGIRGVGKTSTARAMAMHLSCAAPAEEKGCGRCAPCRQILGGNHPDLLFVQPEGANIKIDQIRSLNRRLAFAPVSAPYRISVVQQAQAMTEEAANAFLKTLEEPPPRNILILQAVEPGDLLPTIVSRCQRIAFQPLDTQEIAIWLTQHRQTEPETARTAAAICGGSLGMALKMVAGPFLEKRRNWLLQLMEIPSKPVDGIFSLAADCAAEDAKVRLENSENNLPGLQDLLSVWETWYRDLMLLRTDTPDDLLINRDFLRQLKNSSEQFRITGLMDSIFRLDRARRDILKNRNTGLVLTHLIFGLRKCSTAL; this is translated from the coding sequence TTGCTCCATCAAGCCATGGAGCGGGATCAGATGCCCCATGCCTACCTTTTCACAGGCATCCGGGGCGTCGGCAAGACCTCTACCGCACGCGCCATGGCCATGCACCTGAGTTGCGCTGCTCCGGCCGAAGAGAAAGGGTGCGGACGGTGCGCACCCTGCAGGCAGATCCTCGGCGGAAACCACCCGGATCTGCTCTTCGTGCAGCCGGAAGGAGCAAACATCAAGATCGATCAAATCCGCAGCCTGAACCGTAGACTCGCCTTCGCCCCCGTTTCGGCCCCCTACCGCATCAGCGTGGTCCAGCAGGCGCAAGCCATGACAGAGGAGGCCGCCAACGCCTTCCTGAAAACGCTCGAGGAGCCCCCTCCCCGCAATATTCTGATCCTGCAGGCCGTCGAACCAGGAGACCTTCTCCCGACCATCGTTTCCCGCTGCCAGCGGATCGCCTTCCAGCCCCTCGATACGCAGGAGATCGCAATCTGGCTGACACAACATCGCCAAACCGAACCCGAAACCGCGAGGACCGCGGCTGCGATCTGCGGTGGCAGCCTTGGCATGGCACTGAAAATGGTGGCGGGCCCCTTCCTCGAAAAACGCAGAAACTGGCTGCTCCAGTTGATGGAGATCCCATCGAAGCCGGTGGATGGCATTTTCTCGCTTGCAGCGGACTGCGCCGCCGAGGATGCGAAGGTGCGCCTCGAGAATTCGGAAAACAATCTGCCGGGGCTGCAGGATCTTCTGTCTGTATGGGAGACCTGGTACCGTGACTTGATGCTTCTGCGGACGGATACGCCCGATGACCTCCTGATCAATCGCGATTTTTTACGGCAGTTGAAAAACAGCTCCGAACAGTTTAGAATAACAGGTTTGATGGACAGCATCTTCAGACTGGACCGGGCGCGGCGCGATATCTTGAAAAATCGCAACACGGGCCTCGTGTTGACCCATTTGATCTTCGGGCTGAGAAAATGCTCCACGGCGCTTTGA
- the tmk gene encoding Thymidylate kinase, producing the protein MFITFEGIEGCGKSTQAKRLARRLEERNVPTLFTIEPGGTRIGSDIRRILLDARNRDLSPLAELFLYEADRAQHVFEVIDPAREAGRWIVCDRFYDATTVYQGYARGQDPLFVASLNRTAARGLTPDITFLLDCPVGAALARARQREAEGNPAGLSGQDRFEKESEAFHQSVREGYLALARSEGLGGRFRVLDGMLSIERLENEIWSMILPLLPALPDKEPCLFPTS; encoded by the coding sequence GTGTTCATAACCTTCGAAGGAATCGAGGGGTGCGGCAAATCGACCCAGGCCAAACGACTCGCCCGCCGCCTGGAGGAGCGCAATGTTCCGACCCTGTTTACGATCGAGCCCGGCGGTACGCGCATCGGCAGCGATATCCGGCGGATCCTGCTGGATGCGCGCAACCGGGATCTCTCCCCGTTGGCGGAGCTTTTTCTTTACGAGGCCGATCGCGCGCAGCATGTTTTCGAGGTCATCGACCCGGCCCGCGAAGCCGGCCGATGGATCGTCTGCGACCGCTTCTATGACGCCACCACGGTTTACCAGGGGTACGCCAGGGGGCAGGACCCCCTTTTCGTGGCATCGCTGAATCGTACGGCCGCCCGCGGCCTCACGCCGGACATCACTTTCCTTCTCGACTGCCCCGTCGGCGCAGCGCTGGCGCGAGCTCGGCAACGGGAAGCAGAGGGGAACCCTGCCGGCCTCTCGGGCCAAGACCGCTTCGAAAAGGAATCCGAAGCCTTCCACCAGTCCGTCCGCGAGGGCTATCTAGCCCTCGCCCGTTCGGAAGGGCTCGGTGGGCGGTTCCGCGTCCTCGACGGAATGCTTTCGATCGAACGGCTGGAAAACGAGATCTGGTCCATGATCCTTCCTCTGTTGCCGGCTCTCCCAGACAAGGAACCATGTCTTTTTCCGACATCATAG
- a CDS encoding hypothetical protein (Evidence 5 : Unknown function), which translates to MGIPVGFVRERARVYLQGIFSIDKLSKVATIPTLREQHLSF; encoded by the coding sequence GTGGGCATCCCGGTCGGTTTTGTAAGAGAAAGAGCCCGGGTTTACCTTCAAGGCATTTTCTCTATTGACAAACTTTCAAAAGTGGCTACTATTCCGACGCTTCGGGAACAACATTTATCATTTTAA
- a CDS encoding hypothetical protein (Evidence 5 : Unknown function) has protein sequence MQESRKDFLDQLERRKLEYEETLRQLVANQKDFYDRFSDDNSNDETDHAQREISACSNYSLIERKTRELKNIERLIRKVMKDESFGLCEECGEQIPMERLLIVPETTLCVVCQSDLEKFSHMRDLAAHRSGLGKKREWDDIGWVDEVEDDLSLYEMDLSAGVDGDAAELEESTPDM, from the coding sequence ATGCAGGAAAGCAGGAAGGATTTCTTGGATCAACTCGAGCGCCGGAAGCTGGAGTACGAGGAGACCTTGCGGCAGTTGGTTGCCAACCAGAAGGACTTTTACGATCGCTTTTCGGATGACAACAGCAACGATGAAACCGACCATGCGCAGCGGGAGATTTCGGCCTGCAGCAATTACAGCCTGATCGAGCGGAAGACAAGGGAGTTGAAAAACATCGAGCGGCTGATCAGGAAGGTCATGAAGGATGAGAGTTTTGGCCTGTGTGAGGAATGCGGCGAGCAGATTCCCATGGAAAGGCTTCTGATCGTGCCGGAGACCACACTCTGCGTGGTCTGCCAAAGCGACCTCGAAAAATTCTCCCACATGCGCGATTTGGCTGCCCACCGCTCCGGGCTTGGTAAAAAGCGTGAGTGGGATGATATCGGCTGGGTCGACGAGGTGGAGGATGATCTTTCCCTTTATGAGATGGATTTGAGCGCAGGAGTGGATGGGGATGCAGCGGAGCTCGAGGAATCCACGCCGGACATGTGA